Proteins encoded in a region of the Bradyrhizobium sp. CB3481 genome:
- a CDS encoding MBL fold metallo-hydrolase, translating into MPFWTCEQCGAQFPESAGPPPACPVCEDERQFVNWKGQRWLTREELAKGHKLAWRDDLGIPGIAVKPGFAIGQRALLVPEAGGCVMWDCVPLATPEAIDYVRSLGGLKAIAVSHPHYYGAVADWSEAFGGVPVYLHGDDSAFVTRPHRSIVPWTGDINRISDDILLVRTGGHFAGATVLHWRAGAQGKGALLTGDIAMVAMDRRSLSFMYSYPNYIPLNATAVRRIAAAMEPLAFDRIYGAWWGRNIEGGAKAAFEMSVKRYIAAISG; encoded by the coding sequence ATGCCGTTTTGGACCTGCGAACAATGTGGCGCCCAGTTTCCCGAAAGTGCCGGGCCGCCGCCGGCGTGCCCGGTCTGCGAGGACGAGCGGCAGTTTGTGAACTGGAAGGGCCAGAGATGGCTGACACGCGAAGAGCTGGCGAAGGGGCACAAGCTCGCCTGGCGCGATGATCTCGGCATTCCCGGCATCGCTGTCAAGCCGGGTTTTGCCATCGGGCAGCGCGCGCTGCTGGTGCCGGAGGCCGGCGGCTGCGTGATGTGGGACTGCGTGCCGCTCGCGACACCTGAAGCCATCGACTACGTCCGCTCGCTAGGCGGACTGAAGGCGATCGCTGTTTCGCATCCGCATTATTATGGCGCAGTCGCCGACTGGAGCGAGGCGTTCGGCGGCGTACCGGTCTATCTGCATGGTGATGACAGCGCTTTCGTCACGCGGCCGCATCGAAGCATCGTGCCGTGGACCGGCGATATCAATCGAATCTCCGACGACATCCTGCTAGTGCGGACCGGCGGACATTTCGCCGGTGCTACCGTCCTGCATTGGCGTGCCGGCGCGCAAGGCAAGGGCGCCTTGCTCACCGGCGACATCGCGATGGTCGCGATGGATCGCCGCTCGCTGTCCTTCATGTACAGTTATCCGAACTACATTCCGCTCAACGCGACCGCGGTGCGCCGCATCGCGGCCGCGATGGAGCCGCTGGCGTTCGACCGCATCTATGGCGCGTGGTGGGGCCGCAACATCGAAGGCGGCGCCAAGGCGGCATTCGAAATGTCCGTGAAGCGATATATCGCCGCCATCTCCGGCTGA
- a CDS encoding NAD-dependent epimerase: protein MPDQPILVTGTAGFIGFHVAQRLLQSGHRVVGVDNLNGYYDPRLKEARLEILRNDPRFQFELLDVADRVAMPALFARHRFPVVIHLAAQAGVRYSLQDPHAYVDANLVGFTNILEGCRHNGCRHLLFASSSSVYGANRKLPFSVHDNVDHPISLYAASKKANELMAHSYSHLYGIPCTGLRFFTVYGPWYRPDMALFVFANAIVRGEPVKLFNGGRMLRDFTYVDDVTEALVRLIDRAPQGGQPQLGAAPDPGSSIAPWRIYNVGNNKPQELLLVLDILEQALGRKANKEMLPMQPGDVPTTYADVDDLVRDVGFRPSTPIEDGIHKFAAWYRSYNEA, encoded by the coding sequence ATGCCGGATCAGCCCATTCTGGTAACGGGCACCGCGGGATTTATCGGATTTCACGTGGCGCAGCGGCTATTGCAGTCCGGCCACCGCGTCGTCGGGGTCGACAATCTCAATGGGTACTATGACCCGCGGCTGAAAGAAGCGAGGCTGGAGATATTGCGCAACGATCCGCGCTTCCAGTTCGAACTGCTTGACGTAGCCGATCGCGTTGCGATGCCGGCGCTGTTCGCCCGCCACCGTTTTCCGGTCGTCATCCATCTGGCGGCGCAGGCGGGTGTGCGCTACTCGCTGCAGGATCCGCATGCTTATGTCGACGCCAATCTGGTCGGCTTCACCAATATCCTGGAGGGATGCCGGCACAATGGCTGCCGTCATTTGCTGTTCGCGTCCTCCTCGTCGGTCTATGGCGCCAACAGGAAGCTGCCGTTCTCGGTGCATGACAATGTCGATCATCCGATCAGCCTTTATGCCGCGAGCAAGAAGGCCAATGAGCTGATGGCGCATTCCTACAGCCACCTCTATGGCATCCCCTGCACCGGCCTGCGGTTCTTCACGGTGTATGGCCCGTGGTACCGGCCCGATATGGCACTGTTCGTGTTTGCGAACGCGATTGTCCGCGGGGAGCCGGTCAAGCTGTTCAATGGCGGCCGGATGCTGCGCGATTTCACCTATGTCGACGACGTCACGGAAGCGCTGGTCCGCCTGATCGATCGCGCACCGCAGGGCGGCCAGCCCCAGTTGGGCGCCGCTCCGGATCCGGGATCGAGCATCGCGCCGTGGCGCATCTACAATGTCGGCAACAACAAGCCGCAAGAATTGCTGCTCGTGCTCGATATCCTCGAGCAGGCGCTGGGCCGCAAGGCGAACAAGGAAATGCTGCCGATGCAGCCCGGCGACGTGCCGACGACCTATGCCGATGTCGACGATCTCGTGCGTGACGTGGGTTTCCGTCCCTCGACGCCGATCGAGGACGGCATTCATAAGTTCGCGGCCTGGTATCGCAGCTATAACGAGGCTTGA
- a CDS encoding 2Fe-2S iron-sulfur cluster-binding protein encodes MTKICKVTINDEPFLANRGELLLDWALMNGVDLPHDCRSGICGACRVRLVDGQVYGGHSPGDEMIHACQARIVSDLEISIEAAPEPVALTAEVAQTVQLAPDVVGVDIELPKPLDYLPGQYCKLQFQGFPARSYSPTFPLEGSPHDHLLHFHIRKVSGGLVSSSLGHDIRPGHRVKLMGPYGRAFFRQDHEGRIVLVASGTGFAPMWSVAVAAIMEQPKREMVFIVQARSLRSLYMHTALCRLALFPNVTLIPMVSEPQQVSHAVRSGGRPTDHLPKLTPNDVVYTAGAPAMTDAVARIAKAAGAQCYTDPFVQEARTVEQPGLMSRLTGWLNEPKSTIPLQPSQKPAPMPRGAAAAGAGNR; translated from the coding sequence ATGACGAAGATTTGCAAGGTCACGATCAACGACGAGCCGTTCCTGGCGAACCGCGGCGAGCTGCTGCTCGATTGGGCGCTGATGAACGGCGTTGATCTCCCGCATGACTGCCGCTCCGGCATTTGCGGTGCCTGCCGCGTGCGCCTGGTCGACGGTCAGGTGTATGGCGGCCACAGCCCGGGCGACGAGATGATCCATGCCTGCCAGGCGCGAATCGTCTCCGATCTCGAGATTTCGATCGAGGCGGCTCCCGAGCCGGTGGCACTGACAGCGGAAGTGGCGCAGACGGTCCAGCTCGCGCCCGACGTTGTCGGCGTCGACATCGAACTGCCGAAGCCGCTCGACTACCTTCCCGGCCAATACTGCAAGCTGCAGTTTCAAGGCTTCCCGGCAAGGTCCTACAGCCCGACCTTTCCACTGGAAGGATCGCCGCACGACCACCTCCTGCACTTTCACATCCGCAAGGTCTCCGGCGGGTTGGTCTCCTCGTCGCTCGGCCACGACATCCGCCCCGGACACCGCGTCAAGCTGATGGGGCCGTACGGCCGTGCGTTTTTCCGGCAGGATCATGAGGGCCGTATCGTTCTGGTCGCGAGCGGCACCGGGTTTGCCCCGATGTGGTCGGTCGCCGTCGCCGCCATCATGGAGCAGCCGAAACGCGAAATGGTGTTCATCGTGCAGGCGCGGAGCCTGCGCTCGCTCTACATGCACACGGCGCTCTGCCGCCTGGCGCTATTCCCCAATGTCACTCTGATCCCGATGGTGTCGGAGCCGCAGCAGGTCTCGCACGCCGTCCGCAGCGGCGGCCGGCCGACCGATCATCTGCCAAAGCTCACGCCCAACGACGTGGTCTATACCGCCGGCGCGCCGGCGATGACGGACGCGGTAGCGCGGATCGCCAAGGCCGCGGGTGCCCAGTGCTATACCGACCCGTTCGTGCAGGAAGCGCGGACCGTCGAGCAGCCGGGCCTGATGTCGCGCCTGACCGGCTGGCTCAACGAACCCAAAAGCACCATTCCGCTGCAGCCGTCGCAGAAGCCGGCGCCGATGCCGCGCGGCGCAGCCGCGGCTGGCGCGGGGAATCGCTAG
- a CDS encoding TRAP transporter substrate-binding protein, with product MNRRKLLRIAGAGIASTAVAAPAIAQSAPTLRWRLATSFPKSLDTLYGACEMFAKAIGELSDQKFQIGVFGPGEIVPAFQIFDAVANNTVEMGNSASYYYIGKDLAFAFGTAVPFGLNTRQMNAWLTYGGGLDMLNELYATFGVVGFPFGNTTAQMGGWFRKEIKTLDDLKGLKFRVGGVAGQVLSRLGVVPQQIPPGDIYPALEKGTIDAAEWIGPYDDEKLGFLKVAPYYYYPGWWEGCANGFLYINSAKWAELPKLYQNMVTIAAGQVAADLTAKYDARNAAAIKRLVAGGALLRPFSNDILDASFKATNELFAEVSAKNAKFKALYDSVIAFRNEQYQWHQVCEATYDNYMIRRIRA from the coding sequence ATGAATCGCAGGAAGCTCCTCAGGATTGCCGGTGCCGGTATCGCTTCGACAGCCGTCGCGGCGCCCGCTATTGCCCAATCAGCTCCGACTTTGCGCTGGCGTCTTGCCACCTCGTTTCCAAAGTCGCTGGATACGCTGTACGGCGCCTGCGAGATGTTCGCGAAAGCCATCGGCGAACTCTCCGACCAGAAATTCCAGATCGGGGTATTTGGCCCGGGCGAGATCGTGCCGGCATTCCAGATCTTCGATGCGGTGGCGAACAACACCGTGGAGATGGGGAACAGCGCCTCCTACTACTACATCGGCAAGGACCTGGCGTTTGCCTTCGGCACGGCCGTTCCGTTTGGTCTCAATACACGGCAGATGAATGCCTGGCTCACCTATGGCGGCGGCCTCGATATGCTCAATGAACTCTATGCCACGTTTGGCGTTGTCGGCTTCCCGTTCGGCAATACCACCGCGCAGATGGGCGGCTGGTTCCGCAAGGAGATCAAGACGCTCGATGATCTCAAGGGACTGAAATTCCGCGTCGGCGGCGTGGCGGGGCAGGTGCTAAGCCGTCTCGGTGTCGTGCCGCAACAGATTCCGCCCGGCGATATCTATCCGGCGCTGGAGAAGGGCACGATCGATGCCGCCGAGTGGATCGGTCCCTATGATGACGAGAAGCTCGGCTTTCTCAAGGTCGCGCCCTATTACTATTATCCCGGCTGGTGGGAAGGCTGCGCCAACGGCTTCCTCTACATCAACAGCGCGAAATGGGCCGAGCTGCCAAAGCTGTATCAGAACATGGTGACGATTGCCGCGGGCCAGGTCGCGGCCGACCTCACTGCCAAGTATGACGCCCGCAACGCCGCCGCCATCAAGCGGCTGGTTGCCGGCGGCGCGCTGCTCAGGCCGTTCTCGAACGACATTCTCGATGCCTCGTTCAAGGCGACCAATGAGCTGTTCGCCGAGGTTTCGGCCAAGAATGCGAAGTTCAAGGCGCTGTATGATTCGGTGATCGCCTTCCGCAATGAGCAGTATCAGTGGCATCAGGTCTGCGAGGCCACCTACGACAATTACATGATCAGGCGTATCCGCGCCTGA
- the ggt gene encoding gamma-glutamyltransferase, protein MDIRTGRPVTQATNGMVTSPHSLASAAGLDVLRAGGSAIDAAIATSAVLAVVYPHMTGLGGDAFWLIHDGASGEIRTLNGGGKAAEAATISALEARGLNEIPLRGTVPATLTVPGAVASWIEAHAVHGRLPLGRVLESAIAYARDGFPVTGRLAGFIEMMRDDLLRDREAAVLFFPQGTAAPTGARLSNANLARTLQSIADHGWEGFYGGPVAAGMARFSEQNGGLFRLGDFGRQKAVWGEPLVGHYRDVTVFNTPPPTQGFTVLEMLNLLEPHELHRKDFLGPDHVHLMVQAKQIAYHDRDQMLADPAFAEVPVERLISKEYAAARGRLIDGRSALRWDMVPSHGSLSGDTVYVAAVDRDGNAASLIQSLYGAFGSCVVVGNTGVILQNRGAYFSLDRSHPNRLEPGKIPLHTLIASMAKCDGKLWSVLGCMGADGQPQIQLQLYSVMIDFGLDIQEALEMPRFLSGRFALGEARDTLHIESRFSEATIDTLAQRGHIINRWEAWNEMAGHAHGITIDPRNGTLSGGSDPRSDGAAIGY, encoded by the coding sequence GTGGACATCCGCACCGGCCGGCCGGTCACGCAGGCGACAAACGGCATGGTGACGTCGCCGCATTCGCTGGCCTCCGCCGCCGGCCTCGACGTGCTGCGCGCCGGCGGCTCCGCGATCGATGCCGCGATCGCAACCAGCGCCGTTCTGGCCGTGGTCTACCCGCACATGACCGGGCTCGGCGGCGATGCGTTCTGGCTGATTCACGATGGCGCCAGCGGCGAAATCCGCACCCTCAATGGCGGCGGCAAGGCAGCCGAAGCCGCAACCATTTCCGCACTCGAAGCGCGCGGGCTGAATGAGATTCCGCTTCGCGGAACCGTGCCGGCAACGTTGACCGTGCCGGGCGCAGTGGCTAGCTGGATCGAAGCGCACGCCGTCCATGGCCGCCTGCCGCTCGGCCGCGTTCTGGAAAGCGCTATTGCTTACGCGCGCGACGGTTTTCCGGTCACCGGCCGCCTTGCGGGTTTCATCGAGATGATGCGCGACGACCTCTTGCGGGATCGGGAAGCCGCCGTGCTGTTCTTTCCACAAGGCACGGCCGCACCGACCGGCGCGAGACTTTCCAACGCAAATCTAGCGCGCACGCTGCAATCGATCGCCGATCATGGCTGGGAAGGATTTTATGGTGGTCCGGTCGCCGCCGGCATGGCGCGCTTCTCGGAACAAAATGGCGGCCTGTTCCGGCTCGGCGATTTCGGCCGGCAAAAGGCTGTCTGGGGCGAGCCGCTCGTCGGCCACTACCGCGACGTCACGGTCTTCAACACGCCGCCGCCGACGCAGGGCTTTACCGTGCTGGAGATGCTTAACCTTCTCGAGCCCCACGAACTGCATCGCAAGGATTTCCTCGGGCCCGACCATGTGCATCTAATGGTGCAAGCCAAGCAGATCGCCTATCACGACCGCGACCAGATGCTCGCCGATCCCGCCTTTGCCGAGGTGCCGGTCGAGCGGTTGATCTCGAAGGAATATGCGGCCGCGCGCGGCCGGCTGATCGACGGGCGATCGGCATTGAGGTGGGATATGGTGCCCTCCCACGGCAGCCTGTCCGGCGACACGGTCTATGTCGCCGCCGTTGATCGCGATGGCAATGCGGCCTCGCTGATCCAGAGCCTGTACGGGGCGTTCGGCTCCTGCGTGGTGGTGGGAAACACAGGCGTCATCCTGCAAAATCGCGGCGCGTACTTCTCGCTGGACCGCAGCCACCCCAATCGTCTCGAGCCCGGCAAGATCCCGCTGCATACGTTGATCGCCTCGATGGCCAAGTGCGACGGAAAGCTTTGGAGCGTGCTCGGCTGCATGGGCGCCGACGGCCAGCCGCAGATCCAGCTGCAACTCTACTCGGTGATGATCGATTTCGGGCTCGACATCCAGGAAGCGCTCGAGATGCCGCGGTTCCTGTCCGGCCGCTTCGCGCTCGGCGAGGCGCGCGACACGCTGCATATCGAAAGCCGCTTCTCCGAGGCCACGATCGACACACTCGCGCAGCGTGGTCACATCATCAATCGCTGGGAAGCCTGGAACGAAATGGCCGGGCACGCGCATGGCATCACGATCGATCCACGGAACGGCACCTTGAGCGGCGGTTCCGACCCGCGCAGCGATGGCGCGGCGATCGGTTATTAG
- a CDS encoding helix-turn-helix domain-containing protein codes for MPISVSTDPIRPTERQAFWTEAICRSFANIETRPIGSAVVSGHFEFVEIGDAKLVRFDSSPQCYTRDARLVSRAGSDEFMFDFQRRGRSAMAQAGNEGTIEPGYGVLYDARRPFEDRLFGPEQRAEVLIATVPAASLLRVAPQAERLCAKPVPLSGTMARMIASFVQAAISVPGAPATGGRPDMVAYLSALLRIAGGDSHQLGRGDLFHLIDRYLRTNISDIRSASALATEFDISERTFHRVFADRDTTFERHVLHLRVELFKDLLRQASLANVSIAALAHQCGFADAAHATRTFKDRFGATPRDFRNDQASL; via the coding sequence ATGCCGATCAGCGTCTCCACCGACCCGATCCGCCCGACGGAGCGCCAGGCGTTCTGGACCGAAGCGATCTGCCGCTCGTTCGCCAATATCGAGACCCGGCCGATCGGATCGGCTGTGGTCAGCGGCCATTTCGAGTTTGTCGAGATCGGCGATGCCAAACTCGTCCGCTTCGACAGCAGCCCGCAATGCTACACCCGCGACGCCAGGCTGGTGAGCCGCGCCGGCTCGGACGAATTCATGTTCGATTTCCAGCGCCGCGGCCGCAGCGCCATGGCGCAAGCCGGCAATGAAGGCACGATCGAGCCCGGCTATGGCGTGCTCTATGATGCACGGCGTCCATTCGAGGACCGCCTGTTCGGCCCCGAGCAACGCGCCGAAGTGCTGATCGCCACCGTCCCCGCCGCATCGCTGTTAAGGGTGGCCCCGCAAGCCGAACGGCTCTGCGCAAAACCGGTGCCGCTGTCGGGCACGATGGCACGCATGATAGCGAGTTTCGTGCAGGCGGCGATCTCCGTTCCCGGCGCACCGGCAACCGGCGGCAGGCCCGATATGGTCGCCTATCTGTCAGCCCTACTGCGCATCGCAGGTGGCGATAGCCACCAGCTCGGCCGTGGCGACCTGTTCCACCTGATCGATCGCTATCTGCGAACGAATATCAGTGACATCAGATCGGCGTCGGCACTCGCCACAGAGTTTGACATTTCGGAGCGAACCTTTCACCGCGTCTTCGCCGACCGCGACACAACGTTCGAACGTCATGTCCTTCATCTGCGCGTCGAACTATTCAAAGACCTGCTGCGACAGGCTTCGCTGGCGAACGTATCGATCGCCGCGCTCGCGCATCAATGCGGTTTTGCCGACGCCGCCCATGCCACGCGCACGTTCAAGGACAGGTTTGGCGCCACGCCGCGGGATTTTCGCAACGATCAAGCCTCGTTATAG
- a CDS encoding primary-amine oxidase has product MVRTKPSAGIAAGHPLAPLTEAEVAQAADILKRQKQLGPNARFTHVQLEEPAKSDVLSWKPGEVATRRATVTLFDCKTGATHIATVDLDEELVTEWREYSTKAHPYGQPPITIEEVFKVGDIVKADADWRRAMTRRGLSDADIELVQVDPFSAGYFDREVEKGRRLVSAVSYWRKDAKDNGYAHPIEGVVALVDLIENRIVHLVDEPDIIPIPRKSRNYDRASIPQTRNDVKPLDIVQKDGPSFTVEGWKVAWQNWSFRVGWTAREGLVLHQISFRDGGQERPIIYRASVTDMIVPYADPTANHFWKCAFDAGEYGLGKLANALELGCDCLGHIHYFDVPVADDYGQPTVMKNAICLHEEDYGILWKHYEFRNETFEVRRSRRLVISFFTTVGNYDYGFFWYFYQDGTIQLEVKLTGIIQTAAVASNKAYPWGGMVADNLGGPTHQHFFNARLHMMLDGEGNTVTEHEFRPRPWGTDNPYGNVFDTTTRVLSRERDAVREGDGRTGRYWKITNPNRKNSVGGPTAYKLIAHSAPVMLAQPGCYMTERGGFATKHIWVTRYAADERYASGEFPNQHAGGDGLPKYVAKNRSIDNEDIVVWHSFGATHVCRPEDFPVMPVEYVGFTLKPNGFFAENPAMDLPPDRNSASRDNRDEGSCCG; this is encoded by the coding sequence ATGGTACGCACAAAGCCATCTGCCGGCATCGCCGCCGGTCATCCGCTCGCCCCGCTCACGGAGGCCGAAGTCGCGCAGGCAGCCGACATTTTGAAGCGACAAAAGCAGCTCGGACCGAACGCGCGGTTTACCCATGTGCAGCTCGAGGAGCCGGCCAAGTCCGACGTTCTCAGCTGGAAGCCGGGCGAGGTCGCCACGCGCCGCGCCACCGTCACCTTGTTCGACTGCAAGACTGGCGCGACGCATATCGCGACCGTTGATCTCGACGAAGAGTTGGTCACGGAATGGCGGGAGTATTCAACCAAGGCCCATCCCTATGGCCAGCCGCCGATCACGATCGAGGAAGTCTTCAAGGTCGGCGACATCGTCAAGGCCGATGCGGACTGGCGGCGGGCGATGACGCGGCGCGGCCTCTCCGATGCGGACATCGAGCTGGTCCAGGTCGATCCATTCTCGGCCGGTTATTTCGACCGCGAAGTGGAGAAGGGCCGCCGGCTGGTCAGCGCCGTGTCCTACTGGCGCAAGGACGCGAAGGACAACGGCTATGCGCACCCGATCGAAGGCGTGGTCGCGCTGGTCGATCTGATCGAGAACAGGATCGTTCATCTCGTCGACGAGCCCGACATCATTCCGATCCCGAGAAAATCGCGCAATTACGACCGCGCATCGATCCCGCAAACCCGCAACGACGTGAAGCCGCTCGATATCGTGCAGAAGGACGGCCCGAGTTTTACGGTCGAAGGCTGGAAGGTCGCCTGGCAGAACTGGTCGTTTCGCGTCGGCTGGACCGCGCGCGAGGGCCTCGTGCTGCACCAGATATCGTTTCGCGACGGTGGTCAGGAACGGCCGATCATCTATCGGGCCAGCGTCACCGACATGATCGTTCCCTATGCCGATCCGACCGCCAACCATTTCTGGAAATGCGCCTTCGATGCCGGGGAATACGGCCTCGGCAAGCTCGCCAATGCGCTCGAGCTCGGCTGCGACTGCCTCGGCCACATCCACTATTTCGACGTGCCGGTCGCCGACGATTACGGCCAGCCCACGGTCATGAAGAATGCGATCTGCCTGCACGAGGAGGATTACGGCATCCTCTGGAAGCATTACGAATTCCGCAACGAGACCTTCGAGGTACGCCGCTCGCGCCGTCTCGTCATCTCGTTCTTCACCACGGTTGGAAATTACGACTACGGCTTCTTCTGGTACTTCTACCAGGACGGCACCATCCAGCTCGAGGTCAAGCTGACCGGCATCATCCAGACCGCGGCGGTTGCATCCAACAAAGCTTATCCGTGGGGCGGCATGGTCGCCGACAATCTCGGCGGCCCCACCCACCAGCATTTCTTCAACGCCCGCCTGCACATGATGCTGGACGGCGAGGGCAATACCGTCACCGAGCACGAGTTCCGGCCACGGCCATGGGGCACCGACAACCCCTATGGCAACGTGTTCGACACCACAACACGGGTGCTGTCGCGCGAGCGCGACGCGGTGCGCGAGGGCGACGGACGGACCGGGCGATACTGGAAGATTACCAATCCCAACCGGAAGAACAGCGTCGGCGGCCCGACGGCCTACAAGCTGATCGCGCACAGCGCGCCCGTGATGCTGGCGCAGCCGGGCTGCTACATGACCGAGCGCGGCGGCTTTGCAACCAAGCACATCTGGGTCACGCGCTATGCCGCCGACGAGCGCTATGCCAGCGGAGAATTTCCGAACCAGCATGCCGGCGGCGACGGCCTGCCGAAATATGTCGCGAAAAACCGTTCGATCGACAACGAGGATATCGTCGTCTGGCATAGTTTCGGGGCGACGCATGTCTGCCGTCCCGAGGATTTCCCGGTGATGCCGGTCGAATATGTTGGCTTCACGTTGAAGCCGAACGGCTTCTTTGCCGAGAACCCCGCGATGGACCTGCCGCCTGATCGGAATAGCGCCAGCCGCGACAACCGCGACGAAGGTTCGTGCTGCGGCTGA
- a CDS encoding ethylbenzene dehydrogenase-related protein, which yields MRQRKTDYGTIILHWTFVAAFAVALVTGLRIATETPDRTWINWFDAVLPRDSVWIAHMQAAIVLVAVAIGYIVYMLRSGLGRRVQLDRVRLRGLFRRGQSRLSAVIALMYWIFFITMSGLLVSGGLLYFGFYSGYDVAMLHWVGTWVILAFVVLHVLTQYKSGGVAQLLRIFRPAPLPAPPPRLDAVELLGLLAEKSARLPERETDAPPEVSSHPLQPRADARRDRAPDAGRPPQPKAGPARSRNPTLQANAFVVAAAAAITGASLLVATDRLAVDSVQVRRINPADAPILDGDTSDRAWRNVRPFSLLTGEGGNFDGKGETRIEIRAVHDGTYAYFLFTWEDSTRSLKHLPLIKQTDGWHLLHSGFQVGDEHQYNEDKFSVLLTTSDVTLAGGRTFHPGPQPVAGAPATMSGRGLHYTASGYADVWQWKATSSAAGWMDDAHFGPPLNPTPMQAANVVPYKGGFAPDPGTANYRDNFTVEADLTGGPRRSRLVAPLRLPKVVAATSDALGDIDLDPDHGESDGARWFMTEQDSVPYSTELDGRIPVGTVIPGVILSGEFSGDRADVRSAARWASGLWALEVKRRLDTTSEFDVPIRSGVHMRVAAFDHSQIRHTRHVRPIRIEVE from the coding sequence GTGCGGCAGCGTAAGACGGACTATGGAACCATTATTTTACACTGGACGTTCGTCGCGGCATTCGCCGTTGCGCTCGTTACCGGTTTACGCATTGCGACCGAAACGCCCGACCGCACCTGGATCAACTGGTTCGATGCCGTACTGCCGCGCGACAGCGTATGGATCGCGCATATGCAGGCGGCGATCGTGCTCGTCGCCGTCGCGATCGGCTACATCGTCTACATGCTCCGCTCCGGACTTGGGCGCCGCGTTCAGCTCGACAGGGTTCGCTTGCGCGGCCTGTTCAGACGCGGGCAGTCCAGGCTCAGCGCCGTGATCGCCCTGATGTACTGGATCTTCTTCATCACGATGTCCGGCCTGCTGGTCAGCGGCGGCCTGCTCTATTTCGGCTTCTACTCCGGCTATGACGTCGCGATGCTGCACTGGGTCGGGACCTGGGTGATTCTCGCCTTCGTCGTCCTTCACGTCCTGACGCAGTACAAGAGCGGCGGCGTTGCGCAGCTGCTGCGCATTTTCCGTCCGGCGCCCCTGCCCGCGCCGCCGCCGCGGCTCGATGCGGTCGAGCTGCTGGGCCTGCTTGCCGAGAAATCGGCGCGCCTGCCGGAGCGCGAGACCGACGCGCCGCCCGAGGTCTCGTCCCACCCGCTGCAGCCGCGCGCCGATGCGCGCCGCGACAGAGCGCCGGACGCAGGTCGGCCGCCGCAACCCAAAGCCGGGCCGGCGCGCTCGCGAAACCCGACCCTGCAGGCCAACGCCTTCGTGGTGGCCGCCGCCGCTGCGATCACCGGCGCTTCGCTGCTGGTGGCGACCGACCGGCTCGCGGTAGACAGCGTGCAAGTTCGCCGCATCAATCCCGCGGATGCCCCGATCCTCGATGGCGACACCTCCGATCGGGCCTGGCGAAACGTCAGGCCATTCTCGCTGCTGACCGGCGAAGGCGGAAATTTTGACGGCAAAGGCGAAACCCGAATCGAAATCCGCGCGGTGCATGACGGCACCTACGCCTATTTCCTTTTTACCTGGGAAGACTCGACGCGCTCGCTGAAGCACCTGCCGCTGATCAAGCAGACCGACGGATGGCACCTGCTGCACTCCGGCTTTCAGGTCGGCGACGAACATCAGTACAACGAAGATAAGTTCTCGGTGCTGTTGACCACCTCCGACGTCACGCTGGCGGGCGGACGCACCTTCCATCCCGGGCCGCAGCCGGTTGCCGGCGCGCCGGCCACCATGAGCGGACGCGGACTGCACTACACGGCCTCGGGCTACGCCGATGTCTGGCAGTGGAAGGCGACGAGCAGTGCAGCCGGTTGGATGGATGACGCCCATTTCGGACCGCCGCTCAATCCGACGCCGATGCAGGCGGCGAACGTCGTGCCCTACAAGGGCGGCTTCGCGCCCGATCCGGGAACGGCGAACTACCGCGACAATTTCACGGTCGAAGCCGACCTTACCGGCGGTCCGCGCCGCAGCCGCCTGGTCGCCCCGCTGCGCCTGCCGAAGGTCGTGGCAGCCACATCCGACGCATTGGGCGACATCGATCTCGATCCCGATCATGGCGAAAGCGACGGCGCCCGCTGGTTCATGACCGAGCAGGACTCTGTTCCTTATTCGACCGAGCTGGATGGGCGCATCCCGGTCGGGACGGTGATCCCCGGCGTCATCCTGAGCGGCGAATTCTCGGGCGACCGCGCCGACGTTCGATCCGCCGCCCGCTGGGCCTCCGGCCTGTGGGCGCTGGAGGTGAAGCGCCGGCTCGACACCACAAGCGAGTTTGACGTGCCGATCCGAAGCGGCGTCCACATGCGGGTCGCCGCATTCGACCACAGCCAGATCAGACATACACGGCACGTCCGGCCTATTCGTATCGAGGTGGAATAA